From one Spiroplasma endosymbiont of Lasioglossum villosulum genomic stretch:
- the rpsD gene encoding 30S ribosomal protein S4, with amino-acid sequence MSRYTGPVFRKSRRLNFSILESGKEFAKGKKRTFAPGQHGQKRIKLSNYGLQLQEKQKIRFTYGLNARQMKNLFDESKKTHGVTGTNLLVFLESRLDNIVFRLGLSLTRKGARQLVNHGHVLVNGKKVNIPSYRVKIGDKITITEKAQKNVKIIEALSANASTLPFIEFNKKTFIGTYVRHPLRDELNTDINEALVVESYGRA; translated from the coding sequence ATGTCAAGATATACTGGTCCAGTTTTTAGAAAATCAAGAAGATTAAACTTCTCAATTCTTGAATCTGGTAAAGAATTTGCAAAAGGAAAAAAGCGAACATTCGCTCCTGGACAACACGGTCAAAAAAGAATTAAACTTTCTAACTATGGATTACAATTACAAGAAAAACAAAAAATTCGTTTCACTTATGGTTTAAATGCTCGTCAAATGAAAAATTTATTTGATGAATCAAAAAAAACTCATGGTGTTACTGGTACTAACTTGTTGGTATTCTTAGAATCAAGATTAGATAATATTGTTTTTCGTTTAGGTTTATCTTTAACAAGAAAAGGTGCTCGTCAATTAGTAAATCATGGTCATGTTTTAGTTAATGGTAAAAAAGTTAATATTCCTTCATATCGTGTTAAAATAGGAGATAAAATTACTATTACTGAAAAAGCACAAAAAAATGTAAAAATTATTGAAGCATTAAGCGCTAATGCTTCAACATTACCATTTATTGAATTCAATAAAAAAACATTTATTGGTACATATGTACGTCATCCACTACGTGACGAACTAAATACTGATATTAATGAAGCATTAGTTGTTGAATCATATGGACGTGCTTAA
- a CDS encoding BspA family leucine-rich repeat surface protein yields the protein MRTLLKTYKILQNTIYVDSNGEEQTTSKIDLSDIKTTEIVQIGFYENKIGEIQVVKMLRIIEKVPDKLPSEITSLQEMFSGTSKFNQDISNWDTSKVTNMTSMFSLTQSFNQNISKWNVSNVTTMHNMFGGASKFNQDLSNWNTSNVTNISYMFYYAKYFNGNISKWNTSKVTDMSYMFCNALEFDKDLSKWNVEKVIDMRSMFAGAEKFNQDLSDWDTSNVKDMNFMFYDAKKFNQDLSL from the coding sequence ATGAGAACATTATTAAAAACATATAAAATACTACAAAATACAATTTACGTTGATAGTAATGGAGAAGAGCAAACAACTAGTAAAATAGACTTATCAGATATAAAAACTACTGAAATTGTTCAAATTGGATTTTATGAAAATAAAATTGGAGAAATTCAAGTTGTTAAAATGCTAAGAATAATTGAAAAAGTACCTGACAAACTACCATCAGAAATAACATCATTGCAAGAAATGTTTTCTGGTACCTCAAAATTCAACCAAGACATTTCAAACTGAGACACTTCAAAAGTGACAAATATGACATCAATGTTTTCTCTTACACAATCATTCAATCAAAATATTTCAAAATGAAATGTTTCAAATGTAACAACTATGCATAATATGTTTGGTGGTGCTTCAAAATTCAATCAAGATCTTTCAAACTGAAATACTTCTAATGTAACAAATATTAGTTACATGTTTTACTATGCAAAATACTTTAATGGAAATATTTCAAAATGAAATACTTCTAAAGTAACAGATATGAGTTACATGTTTTGTAATGCTCTTGAATTTGATAAAGATCTTTCAAAATGAAATGTAGAAAAAGTAATAGACATGCGTAGTATGTTTGCTGGTGCCGAAAAATTTAATCAAGATCTTTCAGATTGAGATACTTCTAATGTAAAAGATATGAATTTTATGTTCTATGATGCAAAAAAATTTAATCAAGATCTTTCGCTTTAA
- a CDS encoding SGNH/GDSL hydrolase family protein — MKNLIKLMTTCSLLMTNIISTLSNANHNTSNFQNNFYTLGDSLSDVGALVGAGSQFFQNIPLPEELMKSHDVQLKPPYYQNRSWCNGPVATELISKKLKQKVTAGWDFIALNGQHFSQIGTNYAVGGTFIEKVYGLEGLFLNKFSLDEQIKSLIKQHSDFYNDDLVFINIGTNDLMWIIDHNITDIDNAINKIINKLDEDLTELINKNIKKIVITNIADMGLIPNYKETINQQPMTNLVNKFNLKLTEEIKKANKNFEKTNIKEYDVFSKFNKLFEQFKNRGSQYQDSNATKIDINTLRKNGILQPQYVSGANSQNIDNYFFLDQFHPTKWVQEQIANDLYKFLYKFLYKFNNKNLFEVDYRPAAHDWIKVKISYDNFLHIQNIYNTEKQENFKQLFFKIINKFAKEDDTGLGGSISQDDIYTTIKVIIDHFQEINNFFKRLPEDQGIRLVTNRIGSWDKNDSMGVFSQ; from the coding sequence ATGAAAAATTTAATAAAACTAATGACAACATGTTCTTTATTAATGACAAACATAATCTCAACATTAAGTAATGCAAATCATAATACAAGTAATTTTCAAAATAATTTTTATACTTTAGGAGACAGTTTATCAGATGTAGGAGCATTGGTTGGTGCAGGAAGTCAATTTTTTCAAAATATTCCCCTCCCAGAGGAACTTATGAAATCTCATGATGTACAATTAAAACCTCCTTATTATCAAAATCGATCTTGATGTAATGGCCCTGTTGCAACCGAATTAATTAGTAAAAAATTAAAACAAAAAGTTACAGCTGGATGAGACTTTATAGCATTAAATGGTCAACATTTTTCACAAATAGGTACTAACTACGCTGTTGGTGGAACATTTATAGAAAAAGTTTATGGTCTTGAAGGTTTATTTTTAAATAAATTTTCACTTGATGAGCAAATAAAATCATTAATAAAACAACATAGTGATTTTTATAATGATGATTTAGTTTTTATAAACATTGGAACTAATGATTTAATGTGAATAATTGATCATAACATTACTGATATTGATAATGCTATTAATAAAATTATTAATAAACTTGATGAAGATTTAACAGAATTAATTAATAAAAATATTAAAAAAATAGTTATAACAAATATTGCTGATATGGGATTAATTCCTAACTATAAAGAAACTATTAATCAACAACCAATGACAAATCTTGTAAATAAATTTAACTTAAAATTAACTGAAGAAATTAAAAAAGCAAATAAAAACTTTGAAAAAACAAATATTAAAGAGTATGATGTTTTTTCAAAATTTAATAAACTATTTGAACAATTCAAAAATAGAGGAAGTCAATACCAAGATTCAAATGCTACTAAAATTGATATAAATACTCTTAGAAAAAATGGAATATTACAACCTCAATATGTTTCTGGTGCAAACTCACAAAATATTGATAATTACTTTTTTTTAGATCAATTTCATCCAACAAAATGAGTTCAAGAACAAATTGCTAATGATTTATACAAATTTTTATACAAATTTTTATACAAATTTAATAATAAAAATCTATTTGAAGTAGATTATCGTCCTGCTGCACATGATTGAATAAAAGTAAAAATTAGTTATGATAACTTTTTACATATCCAAAATATCTATAATACTGAAAAACAAGAAAATTTTAAACAATTATTTTTTAAAATTATCAATAAATTTGCAAAAGAAGACGATACTGGATTGGGTGGTAGTATAAGTCAAGATGATATTTATACAACAATAAAAGTTATTATTGATCATTTTCAAGAAATAAATAATTTTTTTAAAAGACTACCAGAAGATCAAGGAATAAGGCTTGTTACAAATAGAATTGGTTCATGAGATAAAAATGATAGTATGGGTGTTTTTAGTCAATAA
- the rplM gene encoding 50S ribosomal protein L13, translated as MRQTTMNFSNIEKKWYVIDASGLILGRLATKVAMILRGKNKPSFTPHLDCGDYIIIINANKIKLTGNKLQDKKYYNHSQYPGGLRVRNAQSMIAKDASELVEIAIKGMLPNTTLGRKQFTHLHVYNHDQHQHQAQNPEVLILGQEE; from the coding sequence ATGCGTCAAACAACAATGAATTTCAGTAACATTGAAAAAAAGTGATATGTTATTGATGCCAGTGGTTTAATTTTAGGACGTCTTGCAACTAAAGTTGCAATGATATTGCGTGGTAAAAATAAACCTTCATTTACACCACATTTAGATTGTGGAGATTATATCATTATTATTAATGCAAACAAAATTAAATTAACAGGTAATAAATTACAAGATAAGAAGTATTATAACCATTCACAATATCCTGGTGGATTACGTGTACGTAATGCACAAAGTATGATTGCTAAAGATGCTTCTGAATTAGTAGAAATAGCGATTAAAGGTATGCTACCAAATACTACCTTAGGTCGTAAGCAATTTACACATCTTCATGTTTATAACCATGATCAACATCAACATCAAGCCCAAAACCCCGAAGTTTTAATATTAGGCCAAGAGGAGTAG
- the rpsI gene encoding 30S ribosomal protein S9, whose protein sequence is MTTSNKPVTYSSSGGRKTSTARVHLKNTGQSKILINGFEPLKYLEQEILVQDMLLPLKVTNTLENFEINIKVEGGGRTGQAGAARLALSNVLVKVSEDYRTLLRQFGLLTRDARKKERKKYGLKAARKAPQFSKR, encoded by the coding sequence ATGACAACATCTAATAAACCCGTAACTTATTCAAGTTCAGGCGGACGTAAAACGTCAACTGCCCGTGTTCATTTAAAAAATACTGGTCAATCAAAAATATTAATTAATGGTTTTGAGCCTTTAAAATATTTAGAACAAGAAATCTTAGTTCAAGATATGTTATTACCTTTAAAAGTAACTAATACGTTAGAAAACTTTGAAATTAATATCAAAGTTGAAGGTGGTGGAAGAACTGGTCAAGCTGGTGCAGCACGTTTAGCTTTATCTAATGTTTTAGTTAAGGTGTCAGAAGATTATCGAACATTATTAAGACAATTTGGATTATTAACTCGTGATGCACGTAAGAAAGAACGTAAAAAATATGGTTTAAAAGCAGCCAGAAAAGCACCACAATTTTCAAAACGTTAA
- a CDS encoding IS30 family transposase, which produces MSYKHLGIDERIYIENQLKFKFKISEIAKNLNRSISTIIREINRNKDNNHYFSLIAQNKAENRKQSHISFHKFKNKNLVKYVQQKLLLGWSPEQIYGRIKNFHKEWVISFKTIYTWIYFGMLDKVTSKNLRRKGKKRKSKENRGKFNGKSIKERDINVNDRITLGHWEGDTIVSSRGKSKSCLITLVERVSRFTLAILVKNRTTKVINKNVSYYLSILPKNIVKTITFDRGKEFSNWQQLEKNLDIKIYFANPYSPWQRGTNENTNGLIREKFPKKFIFSKTNKNEVHKFILSLNQRPRKILNYLSPIEYLDRKII; this is translated from the coding sequence ATGAGTTATAAACATCTTGGCATAGATGAAAGGATTTATATTGAGAATCAATTGAAATTTAAATTTAAAATTAGTGAAATAGCTAAAAATCTTAATCGAAGTATTAGTACTATTATTCGAGAAATTAATAGAAATAAAGATAATAATCATTATTTTTCATTAATTGCACAAAATAAAGCTGAAAATCGAAAACAATCACATATTAGTTTTCATAAGTTTAAAAATAAGAATTTAGTAAAATATGTACAACAAAAATTACTATTAGGTTGATCACCTGAACAAATTTATGGCAGAATTAAAAATTTTCATAAAGAGTGAGTTATTAGTTTTAAAACAATTTATACTTGAATTTATTTTGGAATGCTTGATAAAGTTACTAGTAAAAATTTAAGAAGAAAAGGTAAAAAACGAAAATCTAAAGAAAATCGTGGCAAGTTTAATGGTAAATCAATTAAAGAACGAGATATAAATGTTAATGATCGTATAACACTTGGTCATTGAGAAGGAGATACTATAGTATCATCACGAGGTAAAAGCAAATCATGTTTAATAACTTTAGTTGAAAGAGTATCACGATTTACTTTAGCAATATTAGTTAAAAACAGAACTACTAAAGTTATTAATAAAAATGTTAGTTATTATTTATCAATTCTTCCTAAAAACATTGTTAAAACTATTACTTTTGATCGTGGCAAAGAATTTTCAAATTGACAACAACTTGAAAAAAATTTAGATATAAAAATTTATTTTGCCAATCCATATTCACCTTGACAAAGAGGTACTAATGAAAATACTAATGGTTTAATTAGAGAAAAATTTCCTAAAAAATTTATTTTTTCAAAAACTAATAAAAATGAAGTTCATAAATTTATATTGTCTTTAAACCAAAGACCAAGAAAAATACTAAATTATCTTTCACCAATCGAATATTTGGATAGAAAAATAATTTAG
- a CDS encoding ABC transporter ATP-binding protein, whose translation MKKQEILKPVINSSLVEDDVNAKSKEKHKFLNFIKSYFKNWRNHYNRNVIVNPEDAQYAILIRDFTKQFKKIKAVDNAIIKVKKGTIHGFIGPNGSGKTTTIKCLISAMVETHGDLIIHGKRSWTVEAKKQVGYIPEAARFPKRITTYDYLISMGQISGLKYKVAKEKTEMILKELDLWKFKKRNPNAYSSGMKKKVLLAQSLLNNPDVLILDEPAANLDPTARTELFNDLRKLREQGKTVFISSHILSELQNLADEVTVLNYSKVVYTGLVNKTDSLYEISSNNDNNKLMKLLIDKKFLVDVNENRLLVNIKTEAQVAAVLAIALNANIIITYLKPYTVDLQTMYERIVMEANDKNKKGEK comes from the coding sequence ATGAAAAAACAAGAAATATTAAAACCAGTTATTAATAGTTCTTTAGTTGAAGATGATGTTAATGCTAAATCAAAAGAAAAACATAAATTTCTAAATTTTATTAAATCATATTTTAAAAACTGACGTAATCATTATAACCGTAATGTAATAGTTAATCCTGAAGATGCTCAATATGCAATTTTAATTCGTGATTTTACTAAACAGTTTAAAAAAATTAAAGCTGTTGATAATGCTATTATTAAAGTTAAAAAAGGTACTATTCATGGTTTTATTGGTCCAAATGGATCAGGCAAAACCACTACTATTAAATGTTTAATTAGCGCTATGGTTGAAACACACGGTGATTTAATTATTCATGGTAAGCGTTCATGAACAGTTGAAGCAAAAAAACAAGTTGGTTATATTCCAGAAGCTGCAAGATTTCCTAAACGAATTACTACTTATGATTATTTAATTTCAATGGGACAAATTAGCGGTTTGAAATATAAAGTTGCTAAGGAAAAGACAGAAATGATTTTAAAGGAATTAGATTTATGAAAGTTTAAAAAACGTAATCCTAATGCTTATTCTTCGGGTATGAAGAAAAAGGTGTTATTAGCACAATCACTATTAAATAATCCAGATGTCTTAATTTTAGATGAACCAGCCGCTAATCTTGATCCAACAGCGAGAACAGAATTGTTTAATGATTTAAGAAAACTTCGTGAGCAAGGTAAAACTGTTTTTATTTCATCACATATTTTATCTGAATTACAAAATTTAGCTGATGAAGTTACTGTTTTAAATTATAGTAAAGTTGTTTATACAGGATTGGTTAATAAAACTGATTCATTATATGAAATAAGTTCTAATAATGATAATAATAAATTAATGAAGTTATTAATAGATAAAAAATTTTTAGTAGATGTTAATGAAAATCGTTTATTGGTAAATATTAAAACTGAGGCACAAGTTGCAGCAGTATTAGCAATTGCTTTAAATGCTAATATTATCATTACTTATTTAAAACCATATACTGTTGATTTACAAACAATGTATGAACGAATTGTTATGGAAGCCAATGATAAAAATAAGAAGGGAGAAAAATAA
- a CDS encoding ABC transporter permease yields the protein MPIFRYTFKKMIATPSTWIIFIITLIFLALSWSLISLFVGSEAIKQLTYDQALNFYVPQWKVLSFSVLLSIMIFVFISVKATQVFRDEIDDGTLLILVSKPVSRTKIWTEKLLSLQVVIILYLFLSIFIASFVITIPGIGSSTIYSAVFPYLWILFGVAIIFDLIISSIAILFSLILNAKALVAIMIGMAALFNIFATLINGLVTFDPTYYVVSQSLAVYNNVKAKLDKTDIDWINDVYRKHPTTTIESIQKAMFSIYDTYIKEVKYPNNYDYQKEQTIVLAIKNGSTITPPTTDAPKDLVTHIYNISNAFRQWKEQSFEELMTGKKVGLDNLDLKRSNGVGSNDVDYSVNLMITNLNTSLSQSQYDALNTKTSQVKAMRYLNIFYQLKYIWDGISTKQGSIFSYPGEYAMTADPYLVSFNKVNTNYQVDTNKATNSKILNFPVLLTVYVLIGIGLFCSSWLVFNRRDFT from the coding sequence ATGCCAATATTTCGTTATACTTTTAAAAAGATGATTGCTACTCCTTCAACTTGAATTATTTTTATTATAACTTTAATTTTTCTTGCTTTATCTTGGTCTTTAATTTCGTTATTTGTGGGTTCTGAAGCAATAAAACAATTAACTTATGATCAAGCATTAAATTTTTATGTACCACAATGAAAAGTATTATCATTCTCGGTACTTTTATCAATTATGATTTTTGTATTTATTTCAGTTAAAGCAACACAAGTTTTTCGTGATGAAATTGATGATGGTACTTTATTGATTTTAGTATCAAAACCAGTTAGTAGAACTAAAATTTGGACTGAAAAGTTATTATCTTTACAAGTGGTAATTATTTTATATTTATTTTTATCTATTTTTATTGCTAGTTTTGTCATTACTATTCCTGGCATTGGTAGTTCAACTATTTATAGTGCGGTATTTCCTTATTTATGAATTTTATTTGGTGTTGCTATTATTTTTGATTTAATTATTTCTTCAATTGCTATTTTATTTTCATTAATTTTAAATGCTAAGGCTTTAGTTGCAATTATGATTGGAATGGCTGCTTTATTCAATATTTTTGCGACATTAATTAATGGTTTAGTAACATTTGATCCTACATATTATGTTGTTTCACAGTCATTAGCAGTTTATAATAATGTAAAAGCTAAATTAGATAAAACTGATATTGATTGAATTAATGATGTATATAGAAAACACCCAACAACTACTATTGAATCTATTCAAAAGGCTATGTTTAGTATTTACGATACATATATTAAAGAAGTTAAGTATCCAAATAATTATGATTATCAAAAAGAACAAACAATAGTATTAGCAATTAAGAATGGTAGTACTATTACTCCACCAACTACTGATGCTCCTAAAGACTTAGTTACTCATATTTACAATATTAGTAATGCTTTTCGTCAATGAAAAGAACAAAGTTTTGAAGAATTAATGACAGGTAAAAAAGTTGGACTTGATAACCTTGATCTCAAAAGATCAAATGGTGTTGGTAGCAATGATGTTGATTATTCAGTAAATCTTATGATTACGAATTTAAATACATCTCTTTCTCAATCACAATATGATGCTCTTAATACTAAGACATCACAAGTTAAAGCAATGCGTTATTTAAATATTTTTTATCAATTAAAATATATTTGAGATGGAATATCGACTAAACAAGGTTCAATCTTTTCTTATCCAGGGGAGTATGCTATGACAGCAGATCCTTATTTAGTTAGTTTTAATAAAGTTAACACAAATTATCAAGTTGATACCAATAAAGCAACTAATAGTAAAATTCTTAATTTTCCAGTTTTATTGACTGTCTATGTTTTGATTGGTATTGGTTTATTTTGTTCTTCATGATTAGTATTTAATCGTAGAGATTTTACTTAG
- a CDS encoding MATE family efflux transporter, with translation MKISGFKINNRANPHKISNFFATKKWYLLALMIIIPAVLQQILSASMNLLDNIMVGELKDSFISDLKPMNNHIRDIFNSLGLWDNWSWWKDNGLEHFYHLQYSAGQIAVSGVTASNQIFVIIYAVMGGFINGVSIFGAQFYGAGRYGSLRQTVRMRIIFGFLIGVIVIILSYTVGEYLISYTTSPSSALDKFNQLCAAKGLTLNDINELKDILNFNHPFSENSLIDFMNIHNIDKNDPQFVQIILRYYEFHSASLATAQGIDYNQWIVFSYPLLGINFAFVSVFRETKRGYIPLILTFVSVFINFLLNLLLINGIGAVTGIGARGSAVATLTARIAQLALISGFIIWKKYEFQPKVLKMFKIRGDLFKKIIIKTWPLMLNDLLFAVATTMIIRLISQWSFEALSGSAIASTINTMFYTLYIGFGIASSVLIANRLGADDLIGAKYNAKHLIRLGFFVSLFFAGLLVLSSFFLPQLLFNATTEALRISSWMMRVDAIVFSAYTILYTCIYAFRAGGLAITVLLVDSCFTWCFSILILFIEVQYSPLDIVYIYAIMRSCDVLKMIIALFIYHRGKWVRNLASSMNKVYPESPPVIDIPKAKDKVDIANF, from the coding sequence ATGAAAATTAGTGGATTTAAAATTAATAATAGAGCAAATCCACATAAAATTAGTAATTTTTTTGCTACTAAAAAATGATATTTATTAGCATTAATGATTATTATTCCAGCAGTATTGCAACAAATATTATCAGCATCAATGAATTTACTAGATAATATTATGGTTGGAGAATTAAAGGATAGTTTTATTAGTGATTTAAAGCCAATGAATAATCATATTAGGGATATTTTTAATTCATTAGGACTTTGAGATAATTGAAGTTGATGAAAAGATAATGGTTTAGAACATTTTTATCATTTGCAATATTCAGCAGGACAAATTGCTGTTTCGGGAGTTACTGCTTCTAATCAAATTTTTGTTATTATTTATGCCGTTATGGGAGGTTTTATCAACGGTGTTAGTATTTTTGGTGCTCAATTTTATGGAGCTGGAAGATATGGTTCTTTAAGACAAACAGTAAGAATGAGAATTATTTTTGGATTTTTAATTGGAGTAATAGTTATTATTTTATCTTATACAGTAGGCGAATATTTAATTTCTTATACTACTAGTCCTAGTAGTGCATTGGATAAATTTAATCAATTATGTGCTGCTAAAGGATTAACTCTTAATGATATTAATGAGTTAAAGGACATTTTAAATTTTAATCATCCTTTTAGTGAAAATTCACTTATTGATTTTATGAATATTCATAATATTGATAAAAATGATCCCCAATTTGTACAAATTATTTTACGTTATTATGAATTTCATTCAGCATCTTTAGCAACAGCACAAGGTATTGATTATAATCAATGAATTGTTTTTTCTTATCCATTATTAGGAATAAACTTTGCTTTTGTTTCAGTATTTCGCGAAACAAAACGTGGTTATATTCCATTAATATTAACTTTTGTTTCAGTATTTATTAACTTTTTATTAAATTTATTATTAATTAATGGTATTGGTGCAGTTACAGGAATTGGAGCACGAGGTTCAGCAGTTGCTACTTTAACAGCGAGAATTGCTCAGTTGGCATTAATTAGTGGTTTTATTATATGAAAGAAATATGAATTTCAACCAAAAGTTTTGAAAATGTTTAAGATTAGGGGTGATTTATTTAAAAAAATTATAATTAAAACATGGCCATTAATGTTAAATGATTTATTATTTGCAGTTGCTACGACAATGATTATTAGATTAATTTCGCAATGAAGCTTTGAAGCATTAAGTGGTTCGGCAATTGCTTCCACGATTAATACCATGTTCTATACTTTATATATTGGATTTGGTATTGCTTCTTCGGTGTTAATTGCCAATCGTTTAGGTGCCGATGATTTGATTGGTGCTAAATATAATGCTAAACATTTAATTAGGTTAGGCTTTTTTGTATCATTATTTTTTGCTGGCTTATTAGTTTTATCTTCATTTTTTTTACCACAATTATTATTTAATGCAACAACAGAAGCCTTACGAATTTCTAGTTGAATGATGCGTGTTGATGCTATAGTTTTTAGTGCTTATACTATTTTGTATACTTGTATTTATGCATTTCGTGCTGGTGGCTTAGCAATTACTGTTTTACTTGTTGATAGTTGTTTTACTTGGTGTTTTTCAATATTAATTTTATTTATTGAGGTACAGTATAGTCCTTTAGATATTGTTTATATTTATGCTATTATGCGTTCTTGTGATGTTCTTAAGATGATTATTGCTTTATTTATTTATCATCGTGGTAAATGAGTAAGAAATTTAGCAAGTAGTATGAATAAAGTATATCCAGAATCTCCACCAGTAATTGATATACCAAAAGCAAAAGATAAAGTTGATATTGCTAATTTTTAA
- a CDS encoding Mbov_0401 family ICE element transposase-like protein encodes MSFNYKWNFREESAKIDKLVLEYITNKWEKRDWRIFKTRDKKKYKIVDYQYRTRKIMYGLVTYKRRIYEYFDEKLQKWVRVCLVDEWLELPKYKRIGEDVEQTIIEYFADGKRYHDICAICKKAGISLSSIHRVFKNLKVIEANPVKVKLEKNQPIFVAIDDGHRKFWDFKRKGIKHSMRLITTYTDNINHKVQNKRVKAIIRPTRTAIGVKKTAEFVKEHCQKFYENVEQAKIIICGDSAGWIKDVADYLGAEFVLDKFHLIRRLYLGIMAGNKRKYWSEYNNCKDFINNGQYEQLIDYLYKELDNHKKLKKQYFKNNKKGIVNQGAKWNIGCFTETNIWHVLKEMIVNRTYSIFIYIKMVIFKCNQINLKT; translated from the coding sequence ATGAGTTTTAATTATAAATGAAATTTTAGAGAAGAAAGTGCAAAAATTGATAAATTAGTTTTAGAATATATAACAAATAAGTGAGAAAAACGAGATTGAAGAATATTTAAAACAAGAGATAAAAAGAAATATAAAATTGTTGATTATCAATATCGAACAAGAAAAATAATGTATGGATTAGTAACTTATAAAAGAAGAATTTATGAATATTTTGATGAAAAATTACAAAAATGAGTTCGTGTTTGTTTAGTTGATGAATGACTAGAATTACCTAAATATAAAAGAATTGGTGAAGATGTTGAACAAACTATTATTGAATATTTTGCTGATGGAAAAAGATATCATGATATTTGTGCTATTTGTAAAAAAGCAGGTATTAGTCTTAGTTCTATTCATAGAGTTTTTAAAAATTTAAAAGTAATTGAAGCAAATCCAGTAAAAGTAAAATTAGAAAAAAATCAACCTATTTTTGTAGCAATTGATGATGGACATCGAAAGTTTTGAGATTTTAAACGTAAAGGTATAAAACACTCTATGAGATTAATAACAACATATACAGATAATATTAATCATAAAGTACAAAATAAAAGAGTAAAAGCAATTATTAGACCAACAAGAACAGCAATTGGAGTTAAAAAAACTGCTGAATTTGTTAAAGAACATTGTCAAAAATTTTATGAAAATGTTGAACAAGCAAAAATAATTATTTGTGGAGATAGTGCTGGATGAATTAAAGATGTAGCAGATTATCTTGGTGCTGAGTTTGTTTTAGATAAATTCCATTTAATTAGAAGATTATATCTTGGTATAATGGCGGGAAATAAAAGAAAATATTGAAGTGAATATAATAATTGTAAAGATTTCATTAATAATGGTCAATATGAACAATTAATTGATTATTTATATAAAGAATTAGATAATCATAAAAAGTTAAAAAAACAATATTTTAAAAATAATAAAAAAGGTATTGTTAATCAAGGTGCAAAATGAAATATTGGTTGTTTTACTGAAACAAATATTTGACATGTTTTAAAAGAAATGATTGTTAATAGAACATATAGTATTTTTATTTATATAAAAATGGTTATTTTTAAATGTAATCAAATAAATTTAAAAACATAA
- the hpf gene encoding ribosome hibernation-promoting factor, HPF/YfiA family — translation MQVIVHGKNINITYEIKNAVDKNFNYLQEKYSKYIKKDMIAKVGIERNSNHIYNISVHIQLLNNNFLQCLVENHDLYVGINKTLVPLEKQLSRLKTVADKTGAESVGQFITKEILDDNSEVIIDVTENKD, via the coding sequence ATGCAAGTTATTGTCCATGGAAAAAATATTAATATTACTTATGAAATTAAAAATGCTGTTGATAAAAATTTTAATTATTTACAAGAAAAGTATTCTAAATATATTAAAAAAGATATGATTGCTAAAGTTGGTATTGAAAGAAATAGTAATCATATATATAATATTTCCGTTCATATTCAGTTATTAAATAATAATTTTTTACAGTGTTTAGTAGAAAATCACGATCTTTATGTTGGCATTAATAAAACATTGGTTCCGTTGGAAAAACAATTAAGTCGTTTAAAAACGGTTGCTGATAAAACTGGTGCTGAAAGCGTTGGTCAATTTATAACTAAAGAAATTCTTGATGATAATAGTGAAGTTATTATTGACGTAACAGAAAATAAAGATTAA